The sequence CGCTAAATGCCAACTCTTTTCATAAACAACCTTCATCGCATCATCATACATCTGTTTTTCTGCAGCTGTAAGTTCTGTACCTTCTGCAAGATTGAGCGCCATGTCAACAGCAGCATCGTATTTCTCGTAAAGCTGCGCGGATTCCTCTTCCTCAGCCTCCGTCATTTCATCTTTGTTGTCTAATTCGATCATGCGACTGGATTCCTCAGATGTCAGTCCGAAGCCTGGAAAGGTATCGCCTTCAAAAGCTGGCATAGGTGAACCGGCAATTCCGCCGATGAAGCGCTTGAAGATGTCTTCGACATCAGCGCCGCCTCGGTAATTCCAACCCTGTGCCAGATTTGCCGGCCACGTCTGGAATCCCCACTCATCGGTCAGGTCCGGTGCAGAGGTGCCATCCCCTCTTCCGATGTTTCCATGGCATTCCACACAACCGAGTTCGATGTAAAGTTCTTTTCCGGTTTCCACGCTCTGCTCAGAGTAAGAAATTTTCCCAGACAGGTTAATCTGCTTTGGCGGTGCTTCAGCTTCCTTAAAGCCATCGTAGAAAGTTTTGATGTAGGCGACTACTTCCCAACGATCATTCGCACTTAAGGCAGTTTCCCATCCCGGCATAGATGAACCGGGCATCCCTTCGGTGATAATGTCAAATAGGTCTTGATCTGTTGGGAGTTCTCCAGCTTCCGTAGACCGGATTTTATACAAACCGCGTGTGAAATCCCTCGGTTTCGGAAGAAGGTTCTCAGCCGCGGAACCGTCGCCTCTACCTTCAGTACCGTGGCAGTGCGCGCAGCTATTCTCGTAAACCGCTTTTCCTTTTTCGGACGCTTCGGGAGCGTTTTGCGCGCGTCCCAACGTAAGAACACATAGTATTCCTAAAACCAGCATCAGGAGGACTACATTCTTTTTTCTCATCTTAGTGTGCCTCCCCAAAGGTACGGAATTGATAACCGGTGTAGTCAGACAGAAAAAGGATGACATCCCAAATTTCGTCTTTTGTTAAGGAGTCTTCCCAGATAGGCATTGCCGAATCCCACGGCGTTCCCGATGCAGGTAATCCCGGGCCGCCTTTTGCTATTCGCCAAAAGAAGAAAGATTCTTGGAAGTTCGGAATAATTCCCGGGTCTTGGAAATTAGCAGGGAGCGGCTGGAGATATGGTGCGAAATGTCCTTGCCCATCAAGATGATCTCCATGGCACGGAAAGCAATTCTGATGATAGACACGTCTACCGTTTTCAACATGCGCTTTGAACGCTTCCGGATCATCTTTTTCGTAATGCCGGAAGGGGTTCACGACATCTTGCATCGTGCCAATGACCTCATCTTTATAAGTCAATTCAAGCGGCGGCGAAGGGTGCGCGTCACGCGGGCTTCCAGGGGGGTTTGCCCGCTGGGCAATAATCGAATAGGTATAACCGAGCAGAAAAAGCGGAATCAACACAGCGATAACGCGGCGGCGGACACGGCGATTGTTATCAACGAGCGTTTCACGGATGGGGCGCAGAAACTCGCGAAACAGTGAATCCTCAACAGAGATATGCACCAAGACAGCGAGTAGAATCAACCCCATATACATCGCAATCACGCTTGCCGGTATCGGCACTGAGATGATATTCCCAATAATAAATCGCAGGAAGATCCAAGAACCGACCAGAATTATGAGACATATTGTGAAGAGCGACAATCTTTTCATATTTTTAATTATTAAGTTTCTGCTCTGCCTTCCACTTCGTTTCAGGCAGGCTTTTGGTTAATTCAAGACTGGATTTGAGACTTTTCAAGCAATTAAAAGAAAATCCTTTACTTGGATATTACCGCGCGAGGATGCAATCTTCGCCAACGACGGTATGGGCTCATGTTCACCATAGCACCCTGTGTTGTGTGTTATTCCGCGGGAGTCTCACCTGTCTCTGCTGGCACTGCTTCCGCTGTCGCGCCAGTGAGCGTGCTTAAGAAAGAGAGCAAATTGCTCATATCTAATACCGATAACAGCAGTGGGAAGTTTTCCGGCATCGGTGATGTAACCAGCAACTTCTTGCCGGAGGCACGGGTAAAGGTAACTTCCTCAAGATCAAATGTATCAAATGCCTCCTCACTTCCATCGACGATTAAGACGATTTCGTCGTCGTCCATTGTGCCTGAAACATACTCGCCAACAATTTCATCACCATCAAAAGTGACAACCGTCATCATACTTTTGACATCCGTTTTGGAGAACGTCTTATCTTCACCGTTAACTTTAAGTGTCACAGTCTCCGCGGTTTCTGAAACGATTGTCCCACTGACCGGGGCATCGGCATCTGTAGGTGTTAGTGTCAACGTAAAATAGCCGTTCGCCTGCAGATCTGTGAGTTCTTCAATCGGTTCCTCATCAAGATCACTCAGTAAGATAGTGTGTTCCTCTTCCACGCCATCCGCAGTTTTGGTTCGGACGACTATTTTTTCTTCATCTTGCGAGACGAGTGTCCCTTGGTAAGTTACTCCGTTGGCACGGACGGTCACGGCACCGTAACCGCTCACAATTTGTGCACTCGGCATCAGGATTGACTCTTCAAGATACCGCATGTCGTTAAAGGCAGCAATTTCAGAAAGGTCCGGTGCGGTGACCACTTCAAAGTCCGCACTCGTTTCCCCAGCTGCTGGACTTTCTACACCCTGTACGACATGGCAAGCGTTACACGCAGCACTCACAAAAACCTTCTTACCGAGTTCCGGATCGCCAGTGAGCAAGGGTGGAAGTGCTTCAGCGACTACCGCTGCATCTTTCCGATCTATAGGTTCCTCAAACGGAGTCGGATCAATTTCGCCGCCTTGACTCTCAAGGTAAGCGATAACCGCTTGAATCTCCACGTGAGAAAGCGCAATCGGGGCTTTCCATATCTCTGGCATAATCTTACCGTAGCCAGGGATGAGGTGGTTCGCCGGGAAATACAGAGATTCAATTAAATACGTTCTCGCATCCATACCGGGGATGCGGCTTGCGGCGTTAACACCTATGTCTGTCAAGTCAGGACACCTTCCTGGCGGAGCAGAGGTATCCACTGTATGACACGCGCTACATTGCCCCTTGCCGTTAAACACCAAAGCACCTTGCTCAGCGACTGCCTCTGGGTCACTCCAATCAAGCTCAGTTAGACTCACTGCTGTCGAACTTTCCGGGACAAGACTCGCAACAAAGGCGTAAAACCATATCACGGCGAGTGAGAACGTCAACAACTTCATGACGTTTGACCATAAAACGATGTTTATGACGACCGAGATGAGAAACCAGACTGACCACGGTAGTAAGTTTTCCGAGGCAATCGGAAACGCAGATGCCCCAGCAATATAGGCGATGAAACTCACCACCATTAAAATTAGACTCGCAATTTTTATGAGCGTATTTCTTGACATTTTTGCCTCTTTCAAAAATCCCAATTCTTCAAGACAGAATCGCTTTGGTCCCGATTCATTCTTTCACGCTAATCATCACTCTCCACAGCAATCTCTCCCTCTACAGGAGCAACTGCCGCTTGCTTCTTCTTTTCGCCCCACAAACCGAGCCAGAAAATAAACCCAACGAGTGCGAAGAAGGCCACCATGATGATCGCTACCATGTTCACTGCTTCGCTGAGAAGCGGCGTAAATGCATCCGGCGATGTATCTTGCATAACCCCGAAGATATGCCACGCCTCTCGAAGTCCTGAGCGCGCATATCCCATCAATCCCATCAGGGACGTAAACGTAATTGCCACCAGAATTAACACGTATTGTGAGCGATCCGTCATCTCGCCCCATTTAATGGTACCAGACGTTGTCGCCTTGCGGTACATGAAAATATCAACGATAGTGACAACTGCCATCACCGCAAGCGCAACCAAAACTTGATATGGGGTCAGGATATTGACACGCAAATCTGTCGGAACGGTAAATCCGACGATGCCGATAACTACGATTGAGACTGTCGCAAGGAAAAAGATCGCAGAGATGGCAACGTTGCCAACCTTTTTCCAACTTGCCGTAGGTATCTTTCCTGAACGCCGATAAAATAGGAAACTCAAAAAAGTCGTGAGAATAATGATGTTAACAGCCGTATTTTTGGCAGTCATCAAGCCAAATAATCCGAGGTGTGGATGGTTTGCACCGCCCATCGCACTCAGCTCACTGGCACTTGAGATTTTAGAGAGCGTCCGCGGGGTCATCCAGATGGCGACACAGATAATAATGACCGTAATCATATACGGACGGTATCGCGCATAGACCTCCGCCCCTTCAATGCGCCCCATACCCGACCAGAGGTAGTAGTTCGCACCAATAAATAGAACACCAATCATTACCGCCTGAATAATGAACAGCCAAGAAAAGAGACTACCCATCATGTTGATGCCCATTGTGTTATTGAACATATAGATTTCTCTACCGAGCCAATAACCCAGGAACGGCAGCGGTATCAGTCCGCAGAGTGCGATGAAGTTTCCGGTATAGCCCATCCAATCGTAGTGTGCTTTGTCCTCTTTCGTCTTTGCGACGAGGAATCGGAACGCGGCATAAGCCGCCACAATCGAACCGCCGAAGGCGATGTTTCCAACGAGACGGTGGATATTAACAGGCATCCACGTAAAATTGTTGACAGCATCCCAAAGCGTGCCCATGAACTCGCCTGTTGTCTCGTTGTGGAGTGGCACCATTGTGTGGCTTGTAACACCCTCCATAGCGGTTTCAGGTGTGAGTTCTGGATCAGCAGCCAATCTCTCTTCAATCCAAGACTTCCGCCGTCCTTCAGATAGCACGCCATATTGCGTTGCCGGACTCGTTTGGTAACTCAACCATGAATTAGAGACGAACATAATTGCCGTCCCCCACACATTTAATAAAACACCGAGGAAGAGATGCCACCCTTTATGGCGGCCTTGCATCTTATCCCATCCGTAGGAGTAGAGGTAAAGCGTAAAGGTCTCACCGAAGAACAGAACAACGTAAAAAATCATCGTCGGTCCGAATATTCCGCTGAGCTTGGTCATGACCTTTGGATAACACCAGATGAGGATGAAGACGAGCACACCACCGAGCAGGGCTGTCGTCGAAAACGCACCCATACAGAGTTTAATGAACTCCTGCGCCATCCGGTCATATCGCATGTCCTTGGTCTTCCAGCCGATAAATTCGATGATAACAGCGAACATCGGAACACCGAGAATAAAGGATCCGAATAACAGGTGCAGCTGCGCAGCAATCCATGCTGCATTCCGACTGCCGATCTTCGGGAAGGGGCGATATTCTGCCTCGGTTGCATCTTGTGCAAACACCGGTGCAACTGCTAAAAAGGCATAAGCAAGCAGCACACAACCGAGTATGAGATAGACTCTCTTTTTAGACATTTTTTATGGCTTTCGGCTGTCAGCCATCGGCTTTCGGTTTCCGTCAGCAAGAGAGTTTCTTACTGACTGCCGAAAACTGACTGCTGACCGCTATTTATTTCGCGCGTTTCTTAAAGTCAGCACTCGTGAAGTTTACGGCAATATCACCACTTGCTGGTACTTCAACCGTTTTGTTTGCTGAACCGAGTTCTTCATGCCATGCGACGACGCGTGCCCTACCCGCTGGCACATCAGCGATCGAATAACTACCGGCATCTGCGGATTTTTCATAGTCATCTGAACTGATCCAGGCACCATCAGCGTCTTTGTAACCGGTGACCGTGAAAAAGTTGTTAGGAACAGCGACGATGTAACCGGTCATCCAATCATGAATATCGCATGTGAATTTAATCTCTTCAACCTTTTCGATTTTGTGCGGGAGAATTTTGCCAGGCTGCGGAATCTGATAGTTTATCGCGTCATTCTTTTTCGCATGAGAATGGACGTTGTGTGCAATCGGATCGCTGGAGGTAATATCAACGGTAGAACCAACAACAACAGCGAGAACGTGCGGGTAGTAAGCGCATGCCTTTTGGTCCATAACTGGGTTTTTCTCTGGAACAGTAGGTTTTGCCCCACGGACGCGGGCGTAAATTACAACGTTCTTGATGCCTTTGCCCTTTGAGACAACGAGTGCTTCGGACTTTGTACCTGTTACAGCGTCAACGCAATGTTGATCTTTGGTCGCAGTCAGGGCAGGACGTGCTGGCGCATCACCATCATACATTACAGTCCCGGTGATAGTGCCTGCAAACGCAACACTCGTCAACATCCCAAAGACAAGCAAAGCAACTACGATTTTCATGATTTTTCTCCTCTATAGTTTAAATTTAACCTGCAATATATTAACACCACAGGGTTCCAAAATGCAAATAAAAAACCTAAAATTTTAACCAAGTTTTCTAAAAACTTATTTTCGGGTTACCGACGAAACGTCTCCTTAATATAGTCAAGAATCTCCCGCTGTTCCTCATCATTGAGATAGTAATAGAACGCTGGCATATCGTTTTTCCCAGCGTTGATGCTATCCAGCAATTGCTCATCGCTGTGCATCTCCCACAGGCTGTTGTCTGTTAAGTCTGCGGGATCCAATTTTTTGAAACGTCCGATCCGTCCGTTGCCTTCCCCGTTGTTCCCATGGCACCCCGCGCAGTATCGGGCATACTTGTATTCAACCTGCGACTGATATTTCGTACTCGGGTCAACCTGTCTTGCCAACCAAATTAACCCATTGAGCCACACAAGAATCATGACAACAACGACGATAAGGTGTCTCATATTTTATGGTTATCGGTTCTCAGTTATCAGTCTGCCTCGCAGTGAGAGTTAAGAGGTGCTTTTGTAACAATCCATCTAAACTTGGCGTACGTCAAGCAGTGGTGAATTGTTACAGGGAGGCACCTTAACTGATTACTGACTAATACTAATGAGGTAATCTCGCACAAGTCGAATCTGTTTCTCAGCATCATCGTCAGCATAGCCTTCAAGCGGTACATGTTGTCCACCAATGAGGGGCCACGCCTGAGGCATCGCTGTTCCAGGTTGGAACGACTGCGGATCCTTCATCCAATCAATAAGCCAATCAGCCTTGAGACGTTCTTTCGCCAGGGCAAGATCTGGTCGCCCAGCTTTGTCGCTGCCTTCAGGGATAACTTCACCCTGCGATGGATGGCAGGAGATACACTGAAGCGCGTCAAAAATCTGCTTACCGACTCGCAACTCAGCACGCGTCGGTGTCGGCATTTCAAGCGTCTCATAAGGGAAGGGTTCATCGTCAAGCGCAGAGAAGTACTCGACAAACGTTGTCGCTTCGTCATCCGATAGACCAAATGTTGGCATTCGGACTTTGAGCCCGTAACGAATCTCTGACGGCTCCTTGAGGAACGCAAATAACCAGTCCGGATAAACTCTCGCACCCTCAGCTTTCAACGTCGGCGGTGCAAACTGCTTGGCAACCATCTCACCCAACCCTTCGTGTGCGATGATAACATCCTGATAATCGCCGCCCGCGCCCTCAATTTCGTGGCACCCAGCGCAATTATACTTTTTCACCAACCGTCTGCCCGCATCAATACGGTCCAATTTCTCGGATCGGTTATGGATATAACTGAGCGGATACTTCTCAGGTTGGAAACTCTTCAAAAGCACAGCCAATGCTTTCGCCTCTTCGTCGTTAATCTGGAAGACAGGCATACGAGAGACAATGCGTCGGGTCTGGTAACGCCGTGGATTGGTTACCTTACCAAGGGTCCATCCGGTCCAACTATGTTCAACATCTACCGTATCACCAAAGTCAAGTTCATCAGCGAGTTTCGCACCGAATTCGCCGAGATCGGCACCGACTTTTGATTCATTTTCAAATCCAGGGATTTCATGGCAACCGAAACATCCGTAGGTCCTGACGAGTGCCTCACCCTCTGCTACGTCCACTTCACCGATGGATTCACCAGACGCGTTGGGGGTTGCCTGCTGTAGACTCATCAAGTACGCG comes from Candidatus Poribacteria bacterium and encodes:
- a CDS encoding c-type cytochrome, giving the protein MRKKNVVLLMLVLGILCVLTLGRAQNAPEASEKGKAVYENSCAHCHGTEGRGDGSAAENLLPKPRDFTRGLYKIRSTEAGELPTDQDLFDIITEGMPGSSMPGWETALSANDRWEVVAYIKTFYDGFKEAEAPPKQINLSGKISYSEQSVETGKELYIELGCVECHGNIGRGDGTSAPDLTDEWGFQTWPANLAQGWNYRGGADVEDIFKRFIGGIAGSPMPAFEGDTFPGFGLTSEESSRMIELDNKDEMTEAEEEESAQLYEKYDAAVDMALNLAEGTELTAAEKQMYDDAMKVVYEKSWHLANYVKSLSPEKRPESAIGNNVLRAQYVQGALPPMDDAAWETLQSRYFPLVGQVVIEPRQFNPTIDSVNVKSFYNDTEVAFLFTWDDRTHTVGDETDEETGKTLEDALAIQFPVKVPQGPTAPKPYFLWGGRLPVYLWHWKASAPEQVTELTAKGINNAEVQEAQGELQVQSAYTDGQYKLWVKRALKTDDKKDLQLEPDVFVPIAFSAWDGANGDVDTKRVMTSWYTFVLEPVPSSRRFVYPPLIAILSLGLLFGLRAVVQRRNSEEV
- a CDS encoding cytochrome c; its protein translation is MKRLSLFTICLIILVGSWIFLRFIIGNIISVPIPASVIAMYMGLILLAVLVHISVEDSLFREFLRPIRETLVDNNRRVRRRVIAVLIPLFLLGYTYSIIAQRANPPGSPRDAHPSPPLELTYKDEVIGTMQDVVNPFRHYEKDDPEAFKAHVENGRRVYHQNCFPCHGDHLDGQGHFAPYLQPLPANFQDPGIIPNFQESFFFWRIAKGGPGLPASGTPWDSAMPIWEDSLTKDEIWDVILFLSDYTGYQFRTFGEAH
- a CDS encoding cytochrome ubiquinol oxidase subunit I, which codes for MSKKRVYLILGCVLLAYAFLAVAPVFAQDATEAEYRPFPKIGSRNAAWIAAQLHLLFGSFILGVPMFAVIIEFIGWKTKDMRYDRMAQEFIKLCMGAFSTTALLGGVLVFILIWCYPKVMTKLSGIFGPTMIFYVVLFFGETFTLYLYSYGWDKMQGRHKGWHLFLGVLLNVWGTAIMFVSNSWLSYQTSPATQYGVLSEGRRKSWIEERLAADPELTPETAMEGVTSHTMVPLHNETTGEFMGTLWDAVNNFTWMPVNIHRLVGNIAFGGSIVAAYAAFRFLVAKTKEDKAHYDWMGYTGNFIALCGLIPLPFLGYWLGREIYMFNNTMGINMMGSLFSWLFIIQAVMIGVLFIGANYYLWSGMGRIEGAEVYARYRPYMITVIIICVAIWMTPRTLSKISSASELSAMGGANHPHLGLFGLMTAKNTAVNIIILTTFLSFLFYRRSGKIPTASWKKVGNVAISAIFFLATVSIVVIGIVGFTVPTDLRVNILTPYQVLVALAVMAVVTIVDIFMYRKATTSGTIKWGEMTDRSQYVLILVAITFTSLMGLMGYARSGLREAWHIFGVMQDTSPDAFTPLLSEAVNMVAIIMVAFFALVGFIFWLGLWGEKKKQAAVAPVEGEIAVESDD
- a CDS encoding cytochrome c — translated: MRHLIVVVVMILVWLNGLIWLARQVDPSTKYQSQVEYKYARYCAGCHGNNGEGNGRIGRFKKLDPADLTDNSLWEMHSDEQLLDSINAGKNDMPAFYYYLNDEEQREILDYIKETFRR